A single genomic interval of Mangifera indica cultivar Alphonso chromosome 5, CATAS_Mindica_2.1, whole genome shotgun sequence harbors:
- the LOC123216180 gene encoding glutamate decarboxylase 4: MALSKTASESDVSIHSTFASRYVRNSLPRFQMPENSIPKEAAYQIINDELMLDGNPRLNLASFVTTWMEPECDKLMMAAINKNYVDMDEYPVTTELQNRCVNMIARLFNAPLEETEAAAGVGTVGSSEAIMLAGLAFKRKWQNKRKAEGKPCDKPNIVTGANVQVCWEKFARYFEVELKEVKLREGYFVMDPVKAVEMVDENTICVAAILGSTLNGEFEDVKLLNDLLLEKNKQTGWDTPIHVDAASGGFIAPFLYPELEWDFRLPLVKSINVSGHKYGLVYAGIGWVIWRSKEDLPEELIFHINYLGADQPTFTLNFSKGSSQVIAQYYQLIRLGWEGYRNVMENCHENAMVLKQGLKKTGRFNIVSKDDGVPLVAFSLKDNKRHDEFKVAEMLRRFGWIVPAYTMPADAQHITVLRVVVREDFSRTLAERLVLDITKVLHELDNLPAKLSVTSQHSNGKNGTVVKKTVIETQREVTAYWKKFVLESKTNKNKIC, encoded by the exons ATGGCTCTTTCCAAGACAGCTTCTGAATCCGATGTCTCAATTCATTCCACCTTTGCCTCCCGCTACGTCCGAAACTCGCTTCCTAG GTTTCAAATGCCGGAGAACTCGATACCGAAGGAGGCGGCGTACCAGATCATAAACGATGAGCTGATGCTTGATGGGAATCCCAGGTTGAACTTGGCTTCATTTGTGACGACATGGATGGAGCCTGAATGTGATAAGCTTATGATGGCTGCCATTAACAAGAACTATGTTGACATGGATGAATACCCTGTCACCACTGAGCTTCAG AACCGATGCGTGAACATGATAGCAAGGCTATTCAACGCTCCATTGGAGGAGACAGAGGCGGCGGCGGGGGTTGGAACCGTGGGATCATCGGAGGCAATTATGCTGGCAGGCCTTGCATTTAAAAGAAAGTGGCAAAACAAGCGCAAGGCCGAAGGCAAACCTTGTGACAAACCCAATATTGTTACTGGAGCCAACGTTCAG GTTTGCTGGGAGAAATTTGCAAGGTATTTCGAAGTGGAGCTGAAGGAAGTTAAACTACGTGAAGGTTACTTCGTGATGGACCCAGTCAAAGCTGTAGAAATGGTGGACGAAAACACTATTTGTGTTGCTGCCATCCTCGGTTCTACTCTCAATGGAGAATTTGAAGATGTCAAACTCTTGAATGATCTTTTGCTAGAGAAGAACAAGCAAACTGG ATGGGATACCCCAATTCATGTTGATGCTGCCAGTGGTGGATTTATAGCTCCATTTTTGTACCCAGAGCTTGAATGGGATTTTAGGCTTCCACTAGTGAAAAGCATTAACGTTAGTGGCCACAAATATGGGCTTGTGTACGCCGGAATTGGGTGGGTTATATGGAGGAGCAAAGAGGATTTGCCTGAAGAACTCATCTTCCATATTAACTACCTTGGAGCTGATCAACCCACTTTCACTCTGAATTTCTCCAAAG GTTCCAGTCAAGTCATTGCTCAATACTACCAACTAATCCGATTAGGGTGGGAGGGATACCGAAATGTAATGGAGAATTGTCACGAAAACGCAATGGTACTCAAACAAGGATTGAAGAAGACTGGCCGCTTCAACATCGTTTCAAAGGACGATGGAGTTCCATTGGTAGCCTTTTCTCTCAAGGACAACAAACGCCATGACGAATTCAAGGTAGCCGAAATGCTGCGTCGTTTCGGATGGATTGTGCCGGCATACACCATGCCCGCAGACGCTCAACACATTACCGTGCTTCGAGTTGTGGTTAGAGAAGACTTCTCTCGCACCCTGGCTGAGCGTCTGGTGCTGGACATCACAAAGGTGCTGCACGAGCTCGATAATCTCCCTGCAAAATTGTCTGTCACTTCTCAACACAGCAATGGAAAGAATGGCACAGTGGTGAAGAAGACTGTGATTGAAACTCAGAGGGAAGTCACTGCTTATTGGAAGAAATTCGTCCTGGAAAGCAAAACTAACAAGAACAAAATTTGCTAA